Proteins encoded within one genomic window of Mesobacillus subterraneus:
- a CDS encoding ABC transporter substrate-binding protein has translation MKRRFGLMFFAFILILSLGLAGCSNDSGGKKTGGESGSDGGSSSGGTLVFGRGGDSTSLDPAVTTEGEAFKVTKNIYETLIEFGEQDTEIYPGLAESWEESPDGLKHTLKLRKGVKFHDGTDFNAEAVVFNFERWKAGNKKQFYYYNSQFGDVIKEVKAVDEHTVEFTLNRILAPFYKNLAMSPFGIASPAAIEKHGDKFIENPVGTGPFKFKEWKRNDRVTLVKNEEYWEEGLPKLDEVIFRVIPENSARLNALNTGEVDIIDGVNFSDVEAIEGNADLQTFYRPSLNVAYLGLNNERGTMKDKKVRQALNYAVNKQALIDAFYAGAAEPAKNPMPKSVAGYNDDVEAYEYDPEKAKELLKEAGFEDGFEMELWAMPVARPYMPDGKKVAEALQKDFAEVGVKAKIVSYEWATYLEKARMGEADTFLLGWTGDNGDADNFLYVLLDQDNIDSNNYARYANQEVHDLFIKAQSTNDQAEREKLYKEAQLLIKEDAPWIPLVHSEPALAGRADVTGFKAHPTGSDILATVEFKK, from the coding sequence ATGAAAAGGCGTTTTGGATTAATGTTTTTTGCTTTTATCCTTATCCTTAGCCTGGGGCTTGCCGGCTGCAGTAATGATTCCGGCGGCAAGAAAACGGGCGGTGAGTCTGGTTCTGACGGTGGTTCATCGTCTGGCGGAACTCTTGTATTTGGGCGCGGCGGTGATTCAACATCGCTTGATCCAGCTGTGACAACCGAAGGGGAAGCTTTCAAAGTAACAAAAAACATCTATGAAACTCTCATCGAATTCGGTGAGCAGGATACAGAAATCTACCCGGGCCTTGCAGAAAGCTGGGAAGAATCTCCCGATGGCCTTAAGCACACATTAAAACTGCGTAAAGGTGTTAAGTTCCATGACGGCACTGATTTCAACGCTGAAGCGGTAGTATTCAACTTCGAGCGCTGGAAGGCCGGCAATAAAAAACAATTCTACTATTATAACTCACAATTTGGTGACGTAATCAAGGAAGTTAAGGCAGTAGATGAGCATACAGTTGAATTCACACTTAACCGTATTCTTGCTCCATTCTACAAAAACCTTGCCATGTCTCCATTCGGTATCGCAAGCCCTGCTGCAATCGAGAAGCATGGTGATAAATTCATCGAGAACCCAGTAGGTACTGGACCATTCAAATTCAAGGAATGGAAGCGTAACGACAGGGTAACTCTTGTGAAAAACGAAGAATACTGGGAAGAAGGTCTTCCTAAGCTTGATGAAGTCATCTTCCGCGTGATCCCTGAAAACTCTGCACGTTTGAATGCATTGAATACTGGTGAAGTTGACATTATCGACGGTGTGAATTTCAGTGATGTTGAAGCGATTGAAGGAAATGCAGACCTGCAAACCTTCTACCGTCCTTCTCTGAACGTTGCTTACCTTGGATTGAATAACGAACGCGGGACTATGAAAGACAAAAAAGTTCGCCAGGCATTGAACTATGCCGTCAATAAGCAAGCGCTCATCGATGCATTCTATGCTGGTGCTGCTGAGCCTGCAAAAAACCCTATGCCAAAATCGGTAGCTGGCTACAACGATGATGTAGAAGCATATGAATATGACCCAGAGAAGGCAAAGGAACTTCTTAAGGAAGCTGGCTTTGAAGATGGTTTTGAAATGGAACTATGGGCAATGCCAGTTGCAAGACCTTATATGCCAGACGGAAAGAAAGTGGCTGAAGCACTTCAGAAAGACTTTGCTGAGGTTGGCGTAAAAGCAAAAATTGTTTCTTATGAGTGGGCAACATATCTGGAAAAAGCACGTATGGGTGAAGCAGATACATTCTTGCTTGGCTGGACTGGAGACAATGGTGACGCTGATAACTTCCTGTATGTCCTTTTAGACCAGGATAATATCGACAGCAATAACTACGCACGCTATGCGAACCAGGAAGTGCATGATCTATTCATTAAGGCCCAGTCTACAAATGACCAGGCTGAACGTGAAAAACTGTATAAAGAAGCTCAATTGTTAATTAAAGAAGATGCTCCTTGGATTCCGCTTGTCCACTCTGAGCCTGCCCTTGCAGGAAGAGCAGACGTTACTGGCTTCAAGGCACATCCAACTGGATCCGATATCCTGGCAACGGTTGAATTCAAAAAATAA
- a CDS encoding ABC transporter ATP-binding protein, whose protein sequence is MTEVLLKVDGLKKYFPITGGILGKQTGAVKAVDDISFWVNKGETLGLVGESGCGKSTTGRMLMRLIDPTEGQVVFEGKDLVTLSDNDMRKARKDMQMVFQDPFASLNPRHTVEKILEEPLIVHGIGTKKERKQMVREMLEVVGLSSYHAKRYPHQFSGGQRQRIGIARALMTRPKLIIADEPVSALDVSIQSQVLNLLEDLQKEFQLTYIFIAHDLGVVRHISDRVGVMYLGRLVEITEADKLYEKPLHPYTRALLSAVPIPDPDVKREQELLTGDIPSPANPPQGCAFHTRCKECMDICKTDRPVLKEIEPGHFAACHLY, encoded by the coding sequence ATGACAGAAGTACTGTTAAAAGTTGATGGATTAAAAAAATATTTCCCGATTACTGGAGGTATCCTTGGAAAACAGACGGGTGCTGTCAAAGCTGTCGATGATATCAGCTTTTGGGTGAATAAGGGTGAAACACTTGGACTTGTTGGCGAGTCAGGATGCGGCAAATCAACTACAGGAAGAATGCTGATGCGGCTAATCGATCCGACAGAAGGGCAAGTCGTTTTCGAAGGAAAAGATCTTGTGACGCTATCGGACAATGACATGCGCAAGGCTCGGAAAGATATGCAAATGGTCTTCCAGGATCCATTCGCCTCACTGAACCCAAGGCATACAGTAGAAAAAATCCTGGAAGAACCTTTGATAGTCCATGGAATCGGGACGAAGAAGGAACGAAAGCAGATGGTCAGGGAAATGCTTGAAGTAGTTGGGTTAAGCAGCTACCATGCCAAAAGATACCCACACCAGTTCAGCGGAGGACAGCGTCAGCGGATTGGGATCGCCCGGGCGTTAATGACAAGGCCCAAGCTGATCATAGCCGATGAACCTGTATCTGCACTGGATGTTTCTATTCAATCACAAGTATTGAATCTTCTGGAGGACCTGCAAAAGGAATTCCAGTTGACTTATATATTCATAGCCCATGATCTTGGAGTGGTAAGGCATATCAGTGACAGGGTTGGAGTCATGTATTTAGGAAGACTCGTAGAGATTACCGAAGCCGATAAGCTGTACGAAAAACCGCTCCATCCGTATACGAGGGCGTTGCTTTCAGCGGTTCCAATACCGGATCCTGATGTGAAAAGGGAGCAGGAGCTCCTGACAGGGGATATTCCCAGTCCGGCGAATCCGCCACAGGGATGTGCATTCCATACAAGATGTAAGGAATGCATGGATATCTGCAAGACTGATAGACCTGTATTGAAAGAAATTGAACCTGGTCATTTTGCTGCCTGCCACCTTTATTAA
- a CDS encoding ABC transporter ATP-binding protein: MGSIRRYLKFVKPYRLQIIGTIIIGILKFAIPLLIPLLIKFVLDDVIGNETLVKDEKIDKLLWVMGVMIVVFVVLRPPIEYYRQYFAQWTASKILYDIRDRLFTHMQRLSYKYYSNTRAGEVISRMINDVEQTKTFVVTGLMNLWLDVATIMIAAAIMFSMDVQLTFVSLILFPFYAFSVKFFFGNLRKLTRERSQALAGVQSYLHERVAGISVIKSFAIEDYEQTQFDRQNKNFLTKALEHTSWNAKAFAVVNTITDIAPLLVIGFSGYQVLQGNLTIGEMAAFIAYIDRLYNPLRRLVNSSTTLTQAIASMDRVFEFMDEKYDIKDSPDAIELKNVHGDISFRNVSFSYEEDGETVLKDLNIEVKKGETIALVGMSGGGKSSFVSLIPRFFDVTDGEILLDGKDIRSFKVRSLRDKIGMVAQDNILFSESVKSNILLGSPGASDEEVIQAAKAANAHDFIMNLPEGYDTKVGERGVKLSGGQKQRVAIARVFLKNPPILILDEATSALDLESEHLIQEAIEKLAKDRTTFVVAHRLSTITHADRIVLIEHGEIIEDGSHDELMAKQGGYHRLFQVQQLES, encoded by the coding sequence ATGGGCAGCATCCGCAGATACTTAAAATTCGTCAAACCATATAGGCTGCAAATCATTGGAACAATCATCATCGGCATTCTTAAATTTGCAATTCCGCTTTTGATTCCACTTTTAATCAAATTTGTCCTCGATGATGTAATCGGAAACGAAACATTGGTCAAGGATGAAAAGATCGACAAGCTCCTCTGGGTAATGGGCGTCATGATCGTAGTTTTTGTCGTGCTCAGGCCGCCAATTGAATACTATCGTCAATATTTTGCCCAGTGGACAGCGAGCAAAATCCTTTATGACATAAGAGACAGACTGTTTACCCATATGCAGAGGCTCAGCTACAAATATTACTCCAACACAAGAGCGGGCGAGGTCATCTCAAGGATGATCAATGATGTCGAGCAAACAAAGACCTTCGTTGTTACTGGGCTCATGAATCTTTGGCTCGACGTTGCTACAATTATGATCGCAGCTGCTATCATGTTCTCGATGGATGTCCAGCTGACATTTGTCTCGCTCATTTTGTTCCCTTTTTACGCTTTTTCGGTAAAATTCTTCTTCGGGAATCTCCGAAAGCTTACGAGGGAAAGATCACAGGCACTAGCTGGGGTACAAAGCTATTTGCATGAGAGGGTGGCTGGAATCTCGGTCATCAAAAGCTTTGCGATTGAGGATTATGAGCAAACACAGTTTGACCGGCAGAATAAGAATTTTTTAACAAAAGCTCTTGAACATACAAGCTGGAACGCAAAAGCATTTGCGGTAGTCAATACGATTACTGACATTGCACCACTGCTTGTTATTGGCTTTTCAGGTTATCAGGTCCTTCAAGGCAATCTCACCATCGGGGAAATGGCGGCATTCATCGCATATATCGACCGGCTCTATAACCCTTTGCGCAGGCTGGTAAATTCATCAACTACATTGACCCAGGCGATTGCGTCAATGGACCGGGTTTTCGAGTTCATGGATGAAAAATACGATATTAAGGATTCTCCGGATGCAATTGAACTGAAAAACGTGCACGGAGATATTTCTTTTAGAAATGTAAGCTTCTCTTATGAAGAAGACGGGGAGACGGTACTCAAGGATTTGAATATTGAGGTTAAAAAGGGAGAAACAATTGCCCTGGTAGGAATGAGCGGTGGCGGAAAATCTTCGTTTGTCAGCCTGATTCCAAGATTCTTTGATGTTACAGATGGGGAAATCCTCCTGGATGGGAAGGATATCCGTTCCTTCAAAGTCCGTTCTCTGCGAGATAAAATCGGCATGGTTGCGCAGGATAATATTTTGTTCAGTGAATCGGTCAAATCGAATATCCTGTTAGGCAGCCCGGGAGCAAGTGATGAGGAAGTGATTCAAGCGGCCAAAGCCGCAAATGCCCATGATTTTATTATGAATCTGCCAGAAGGCTATGATACAAAAGTCGGAGAAAGGGGAGTCAAGCTTTCTGGGGGACAAAAACAGCGTGTCGCCATTGCGCGCGTGTTCCTGAAGAATCCGCCGATTCTGATACTTGACGAAGCAACTTCAGCGCTTGATCTTGAGAGTGAGCATCTTATTCAAGAAGCAATAGAAAAGCTGGCAAAAGACAGGACAACGTTCGTTGTAGCCCATCGTTTATCCACGATTACACATGCCGACAGGATCGTCCTGATTGAGCACGGAGAAATCATCGAGGACGGCAGCCATGATGAACTGATGGCAAAGCAGGGGGGCTATCATAGACTCTTCCAGGTCCAACAGCTAGAAAGTTAA
- the ntdP gene encoding nucleoside tri-diphosphate phosphatase — translation MGVPTEGEPIQIHSYKHNGHIHRVWEETTVLKGTQNLVIGGNDRTVVTESDGRTWITREPAICYFHSQLWFNVIGMIREDGVYYYCNISSPFIFDGEALKYIDYDLDIKVFPDMTFNLLDEDEYERHRKEMQYPDVIDKILKYNVEKLKRWIRQRKGPFAPDFIDIYYERYLTYRR, via the coding sequence ATGGGCGTACCCACAGAAGGTGAACCGATCCAAATCCATAGTTACAAGCATAATGGGCACATCCATCGAGTCTGGGAAGAAACTACCGTCTTAAAAGGAACGCAAAATCTTGTGATTGGCGGGAATGATCGGACAGTCGTAACTGAGTCAGACGGCAGAACTTGGATTACGAGAGAGCCTGCAATCTGTTACTTCCACTCTCAGCTATGGTTTAACGTTATAGGCATGATTCGGGAAGACGGCGTGTATTACTACTGCAATATTAGTTCTCCATTTATTTTTGATGGAGAAGCGTTGAAATATATTGACTATGATCTCGATATTAAAGTTTTTCCTGATATGACGTTTAATCTGCTCGATGAAGATGAATATGAACGCCATCGAAAAGAAATGCAATATCCTGATGTGATCGATAAGATATTGAAATACAATGTTGAAAAGCTCAAACGCTGGATCAGGCAGAGAAAGGGTCCATTTGCGCCGGATTTCATCGACATTTATTATGAACGGTATTTAACTTATCGTCGTTAA
- a CDS encoding YgaB family protein — translation MDKFNELVSTQMQTMEKLLYLQSELERCQEIEQQLDALKQSAELEDLRMEIDRKKQDLKGIHQMFEKQTEEVIHTYQQLALSYR, via the coding sequence ATGGATAAATTTAACGAATTGGTTTCTACACAAATGCAAACGATGGAAAAGCTTCTATATCTGCAGTCTGAATTGGAAAGATGCCAGGAAATCGAACAGCAGCTGGATGCCCTTAAGCAAAGTGCTGAATTAGAAGATCTTCGCATGGAAATTGACCGTAAAAAGCAGGATCTAAAGGGAATTCACCAGATGTTCGAAAAGCAGACGGAGGAAGTCATCCACACGTACCAACAGCTAGCCCTCAGTTATCGTTAA
- a CDS encoding gamma-type small acid-soluble spore protein: MAKQPNQTQAGTNIQHVKQQNAQQAGGQGQYGTEFASETNAQEVRKQNQQAEARKGQNSGQQQ, encoded by the coding sequence ATGGCAAAACAACCTAATCAAACTCAAGCTGGCACAAACATTCAGCACGTGAAGCAGCAAAATGCTCAACAAGCTGGTGGACAAGGCCAATACGGCACTGAATTCGCGAGCGAAACAAACGCTCAAGAAGTACGTAAGCAAAACCAGCAAGCTGAAGCTCGTAAAGGCCAAAACTCTGGCCAACAGCAATAA
- the fabL gene encoding enoyl-[acyl-carrier-protein] reductase FabL yields the protein MTQKVALITGSSRGIGKAAALKLAEEGYDIIVNYARSKKAAQETAEEIEALGRKALVVKANVGDVSKIKAMFEQIEAEFGRLDVFVNNAASGVLRPAMELEESHWDWTMNINSKALLFCAQEAAKLMERNGGGKIVSISSLGSIRYLENYTTVGVSKAALEALTRYLAVELARKNIVVNAVSGGAVDTEALTHFPNREELLAEAREKTPAGRMVEIDDMINAIMFLLKDESSMIRGQTIIVDGGISLLV from the coding sequence ATGACACAAAAAGTTGCACTCATCACCGGAAGCAGCCGGGGAATCGGCAAAGCTGCAGCCCTTAAGCTCGCGGAAGAGGGTTATGACATCATTGTCAATTATGCCCGAAGCAAAAAGGCAGCCCAGGAAACAGCTGAGGAAATCGAAGCCCTTGGCAGGAAAGCCCTTGTCGTTAAGGCGAATGTTGGAGATGTCAGTAAAATCAAAGCAATGTTCGAACAAATCGAAGCGGAATTCGGAAGGCTCGATGTCTTCGTTAACAATGCAGCTTCAGGCGTGCTGCGACCGGCGATGGAGCTTGAGGAATCACATTGGGATTGGACGATGAACATCAATAGTAAAGCGTTATTGTTCTGTGCCCAGGAAGCGGCTAAACTGATGGAAAGGAATGGCGGCGGTAAAATTGTCAGCATCAGTTCACTAGGCTCGATTCGATACTTGGAGAACTATACAACCGTAGGGGTCTCCAAGGCGGCCCTGGAAGCATTGACACGTTATCTAGCTGTCGAACTTGCACGGAAAAATATCGTAGTCAACGCGGTATCAGGCGGGGCGGTCGATACAGAAGCACTTACGCACTTCCCTAATAGAGAGGAACTGCTAGCAGAGGCAAGAGAGAAAACCCCTGCTGGAAGGATGGTTGAGATCGACGATATGATCAATGCCATCATGTTCCTGCTTAAGGACGAATCCAGCATGATCCGCGGGCAGACAATCATCGTTGATGGCGGTATCTCGTTGTTAGTGTAG
- the mutY gene encoding A/G-specific adenine glycosylase has protein sequence MDIKSFQDDLIGWFVGEQRELPWRKDQDPYKVWVSEIMLQQTRVDTVIPYFNRFLENFPTIEALAAADEEKVLKAWEGLGYYSRVRNLQSAVKEVNERYGGRVPDSPEEISALKGVGPYTAGAILSIAYGKPEPAVDGNVMRVLSRILLIREDIARQASRKIFEAGVRELISHDNPSYFNQALMELGALICTPTSPSCLLCPVREHCEAFHQGVQNELPVKTKKKKQKNVQLAAGIFSDGEGRILIRKRPGTGLLANLWEFPTVELSLDFQRQRNQLAEHFEDNYALTPKIGDFIGEIDHVFSHLVWNIQVFSGQFTGGIPETPQLKLVTEEEIQEFAFPVPYQKMLKQYLAYKKAD, from the coding sequence ATGGATATAAAATCCTTTCAGGATGACTTGATAGGATGGTTTGTAGGTGAGCAGCGAGAACTGCCATGGAGAAAGGACCAGGATCCTTACAAAGTGTGGGTATCTGAAATCATGCTCCAACAAACAAGAGTAGATACTGTCATCCCTTATTTTAATCGATTTTTGGAAAATTTTCCAACGATAGAGGCACTAGCTGCCGCTGATGAAGAAAAGGTTCTTAAAGCATGGGAAGGACTCGGTTATTATTCCCGAGTACGGAATTTACAATCCGCAGTTAAAGAAGTTAATGAAAGGTACGGGGGCAGAGTACCAGATTCTCCGGAAGAGATTTCTGCATTAAAAGGTGTCGGTCCTTACACTGCTGGAGCAATCCTCAGCATTGCTTATGGAAAACCCGAGCCTGCGGTCGATGGAAATGTCATGAGGGTATTATCCCGTATCTTGTTGATTCGGGAGGACATTGCCAGGCAAGCGTCCCGCAAAATTTTTGAAGCGGGTGTCAGGGAGCTCATATCGCACGACAACCCTTCCTATTTCAATCAGGCGTTAATGGAGCTTGGGGCACTTATCTGCACCCCGACCTCTCCCTCCTGCCTGCTTTGCCCGGTCAGGGAACACTGTGAGGCATTCCATCAGGGAGTGCAAAATGAATTGCCCGTAAAAACCAAAAAGAAAAAGCAGAAAAATGTACAGCTTGCTGCCGGGATTTTCAGTGACGGTGAAGGAAGGATCCTCATTCGTAAAAGACCTGGAACCGGCTTGCTGGCTAACTTATGGGAATTCCCGACTGTTGAGCTGAGCCTTGACTTCCAAAGACAAAGAAATCAGTTGGCTGAGCATTTCGAAGATAACTATGCCTTAACACCTAAAATCGGTGATTTTATAGGAGAAATCGACCATGTATTTTCTCATTTGGTATGGAACATACAGGTGTTCAGCGGACAATTTACAGGGGGAATCCCAGAAACGCCACAACTAAAATTGGTTACCGAGGAGGAGATTCAAGAATTTGCCTTTCCGGTACCATACCAAAAAATGCTGAAGCAGTATCTCGCATATAAAAAGGCTGACTAA
- a CDS encoding metal-dependent hydrolase: MDTGTHVVMGFALGGLATLDPVVSGSTATASSVLIATLVGSQIPDIDTVLKLKNNAVYIRNHRGITHSIPAVLLWLLLISGTIYFFYPEANLLHLWIWTFIAVFLHVFVDIFNAYGTQALRPFSSKWVALGVINTFDPIIFAFHVVGLFLWAFGFHPGYTFLTIYVILVFYYIYRFIMKHRIKRAVENIVPDATEIIIAPTMKFNHWRVAVMNKHQFFVGRGHKHHVRILDQFNRVPVPETAVLEAAKKDKNLSAFLSFSPVYRWECDEYDDYYEVRFIDLRYRSNGHYPFVAVVNLSKDLEILSSYTGWIFSEEKLRKKLEFLPGEG; encoded by the coding sequence ATGGATACTGGAACCCATGTTGTGATGGGATTCGCTCTTGGCGGGTTAGCTACGCTTGATCCTGTTGTCAGCGGAAGCACCGCCACTGCCTCAAGCGTTCTGATAGCTACACTTGTGGGCTCACAAATCCCTGATATTGATACTGTTTTAAAGTTGAAGAATAATGCTGTCTATATACGGAATCACCGCGGTATTACCCATTCGATACCAGCAGTTCTTCTGTGGCTGCTGCTTATTTCTGGGACAATCTACTTTTTCTACCCAGAAGCAAATTTGCTGCATTTATGGATTTGGACATTTATTGCTGTTTTCCTTCATGTTTTTGTCGACATTTTCAATGCCTATGGCACACAGGCATTGCGTCCTTTTTCGTCGAAATGGGTCGCACTGGGGGTAATCAATACTTTCGACCCGATTATTTTTGCGTTTCATGTCGTCGGTTTATTCCTCTGGGCATTTGGTTTTCACCCTGGATATACATTTTTAACAATCTATGTAATCCTGGTGTTCTACTATATTTACCGCTTTATCATGAAGCATCGCATCAAACGGGCGGTTGAAAATATTGTTCCGGATGCGACCGAAATCATCATCGCTCCGACAATGAAATTCAATCACTGGCGAGTAGCTGTAATGAATAAGCACCAATTCTTTGTCGGCCGCGGGCACAAGCACCATGTCAGGATTCTTGACCAATTCAACCGAGTTCCTGTCCCGGAAACTGCGGTATTGGAAGCAGCAAAAAAAGACAAGAACCTGTCAGCGTTCCTGTCTTTCTCACCGGTTTACCGCTGGGAATGCGATGAATATGATGACTATTACGAAGTCAGGTTCATCGATTTGCGCTACCGCAGCAACGGCCATTATCCTTTCGTCGCAGTCGTGAATCTCAGCAAGGACCTGGAAATCCTCAGCTCCTACACGGGCTGGATATTCAGTGAAGAAAAACTACGAAAGAAATTGGAATTCCTTCCCGGTGAAGGGTAA
- a CDS encoding YfhJ family protein, which produces MQETHEKLARMLQEKNSGITYEQALTWVELLWGDFESTYAKAGHEYMGIEMTEKVVRQWIDNYGGQLHEFVGRNPKYKHLLAQD; this is translated from the coding sequence ATGCAAGAAACACATGAGAAGCTAGCTAGGATGCTTCAAGAAAAAAACAGTGGCATCACATATGAACAGGCATTGACTTGGGTAGAGCTTTTATGGGGGGACTTCGAGTCAACCTACGCAAAAGCAGGACATGAATATATGGGCATCGAAATGACCGAAAAAGTGGTCCGCCAATGGATTGATAATTACGGCGGGCAGCTACACGAATTTGTTGGCAGGAACCCGAAGTATAAGCATTTATTAGCTCAGGACTGA
- a CDS encoding small, acid-soluble spore protein K, with amino-acid sequence MRNKVTNFPNQNNNKFEGEPRAKAEYASKRADGTINTHPQERMYASSHREDDTSAVIKDH; translated from the coding sequence ATGCGAAATAAAGTAACTAACTTCCCAAACCAGAACAACAATAAGTTTGAGGGCGAGCCCCGGGCTAAAGCGGAATATGCTTCAAAAAGAGCCGATGGCACCATCAATACTCACCCGCAGGAGCGCATGTACGCCTCATCGCACCGTGAAGATGATACTTCAGCGGTCATAAAAGACCACTAA
- a CDS encoding YfhH family protein, whose amino-acid sequence MGREKRYSELSEYELNQEISSLRDKARKAEQMGMVSELAVYERKIAMAKSYMLNPDDFKPGEIYGIDGDPGTYFKIDYMNGVFAWGARVNGDGREEALPISLLLELEQNQI is encoded by the coding sequence ATGGGCAGAGAAAAAAGATACAGTGAGTTATCTGAATATGAATTGAACCAGGAAATTTCCAGTCTCCGTGACAAAGCTAGAAAAGCAGAGCAGATGGGGATGGTCAGTGAGCTTGCCGTATATGAACGGAAAATAGCCATGGCAAAATCCTACATGCTGAACCCGGATGATTTCAAGCCGGGAGAAATATACGGAATCGATGGGGACCCAGGAACCTATTTCAAAATTGATTATATGAATGGAGTATTTGCCTGGGGTGCGCGTGTAAATGGTGATGGAAGAGAAGAGGCACTGCCAATTTCCCTTTTATTAGAATTGGAACAAAACCAGATTTGA
- a CDS encoding SDR family NAD(P)-dependent oxidoreductase has translation MKAIIVTGAGTGLGKELALLFAQQGYHLILTGRTEDKLKNVQAQIEQTGGSATNLVLDLRNLEDIKEKALLISKKHEIYGLVNNAGLGHFGPFAEISDNEIEEMFQTNVFGTIQMTKTILPYLELNNDGLVLNIVSTAGLRGKKNEAVYCSSKFAVRGFTESLQKEYEGKGIHFVAAYMGGMNTPFWEESDHVADPSRFRSPAEVAGIIIENLEKDEIVIESKKS, from the coding sequence ATGAAAGCAATCATTGTGACTGGTGCCGGTACTGGCCTTGGGAAGGAGCTAGCTCTTCTTTTCGCCCAGCAGGGGTACCATTTGATCTTAACAGGAAGAACTGAAGATAAGCTAAAAAACGTTCAAGCCCAAATCGAGCAAACAGGAGGAAGCGCAACAAACCTTGTGCTTGATCTCCGGAATCTGGAGGATATCAAAGAAAAAGCTCTATTGATCAGTAAAAAACATGAGATTTACGGCCTCGTCAACAATGCAGGTCTTGGTCATTTTGGTCCATTCGCAGAGATCTCCGATAATGAAATTGAAGAGATGTTCCAGACTAACGTCTTTGGAACGATCCAGATGACCAAAACAATTCTCCCTTATCTGGAATTAAATAATGACGGTCTGGTTCTGAACATCGTTTCAACAGCAGGCCTGCGCGGGAAAAAGAATGAGGCAGTATACTGCTCCAGCAAGTTCGCCGTAAGAGGATTTACAGAGAGTTTGCAAAAGGAATATGAAGGAAAAGGAATTCACTTTGTCGCTGCTTACATGGGGGGCATGAATACTCCGTTCTGGGAAGAAAGTGACCATGTTGCTGACCCATCAAGATTTCGTTCTCCCGCTGAAGTAGCAGGAATCATCATTGAAAATCTGGAAAAAGACGAAATTGTTATAGAGTCCAAAAAATCATGA
- the recX gene encoding recombination regulator RecX — MPVITKISVQKHNKERYSIFTDSGRGEEYAFSVDEDVLIKHNLKKGMELDDFSVTEMLFQDDIRKAYNTAINYLAHRMRSEAEVRDYLVKKEIADPVIKEAIHKLYEFKFLNDEEFANAFVRTQLNTTDKGAGVIKMELKNKGISSELVSKVTEEVSFEEQLEKAIKLSDKYAQKNKKDSSKILKQKIEQMLQRKGYSFAIIRAALDETQVEKEEDDEMDALRIQGEKLHNKYRNLPKREYRQKLKMALYRKGFPMEMIDEFISEKENEE, encoded by the coding sequence ATGCCAGTGATCACAAAGATTTCTGTCCAAAAACATAATAAAGAACGATACAGCATTTTTACCGACAGCGGCCGCGGAGAAGAGTATGCCTTCAGCGTCGATGAAGATGTGTTGATTAAGCACAACCTAAAAAAGGGGATGGAGCTCGATGACTTTTCAGTAACAGAGATGCTTTTTCAGGATGATATCCGCAAAGCTTATAATACAGCGATCAATTATTTAGCCCACCGCATGAGGTCTGAAGCTGAAGTGCGTGACTATCTGGTGAAAAAAGAAATCGCTGACCCTGTCATAAAAGAAGCAATCCATAAATTATATGAATTCAAATTCCTGAATGACGAGGAATTTGCCAACGCATTCGTCCGGACACAGCTCAATACGACGGACAAGGGAGCAGGAGTCATTAAAATGGAATTAAAGAACAAAGGGATCTCCTCAGAACTCGTCTCAAAAGTAACCGAAGAGGTTTCGTTTGAGGAGCAGCTGGAAAAAGCGATCAAGCTTAGTGATAAATATGCACAGAAAAATAAGAAAGATTCATCAAAGATTCTTAAACAGAAAATAGAACAGATGCTTCAGCGTAAAGGATATTCCTTTGCGATTATCCGGGCTGCCCTGGATGAAACACAAGTGGAGAAAGAAGAAGACGATGAAATGGATGCCTTAAGGATTCAAGGGGAGAAGCTGCACAACAAATACAGAAACCTGCCGAAACGTGAATACAGGCAGAAGCTGAAGATGGCGTTGTACCGTAAAGGGTTTCCTATGGAAATGATTGATGAATTCATTTCTGAAAAAGAAAATGAGGAATAA